Proteins found in one Brachionichthys hirsutus isolate HB-005 unplaced genomic scaffold, CSIRO-AGI_Bhir_v1 contig_268, whole genome shotgun sequence genomic segment:
- the LOC137916213 gene encoding SLAM family member 9-like, with the protein MVLWRMVLFAVLLLYSCITQGAVTGTSVFVREGKDLFLELQESVTLDEYGQLFWRYNGKSNIAKISHVQEQILPRYFGRVQVRNYSLHLKGLTVDDSGHYDAHVSGEEEKRVAAYKVTVQTPVSSVEMTVDSRISDSCNLTANCSSQDAQISSTIRCDNQTCTLEGGERSEDTASATSLHVYLVNSSIVCNYSNKVSWAVKIQMVEDLCTKHD; encoded by the exons GTGCCGTCACTGGAACTTCTGTGTTTGTGCGGGAAGGGAAGGATTTATTTCTGGAGCTCCAGGAATCTGTTACTCTAGACGAATACGGTCAATTATTCTGGAGATACAATGGCAAAAGTAATATTGCAAAAATATCTCATGTTCAAGAACAAATTTTGCCGCGTTATTTTGGAAGAGTTCAGGTTCGAAACTACTCGTTACACTTAAAGGGTCTTACAGTAGATGACAGTGGGCATTATGATGCTCACGTCTCTGGTGAAGAAGAGAAACGTGTCGCTGCATACAAGGTCACAGTTCAGA CTCCAGTGTCTTCAGTTGAAATGACCGTGGACTCCAGGATCTCAGACTCCTGTAACCTCACTGCAAACTGCAGTTCACAGGACGCTCAGATCAGCAGCACGATAAGATGCGATAACCAAACCTGCACTCTGGAGGGAGGGGAGCGGTCAGAGGACACAGCCTCTGCCACCTCGCTCCATGTCTACCTGGTGAATTCCTCCATCGTCTGTAACTATAGCAACAAGGTCAGCTGGGCCGTGAAAATCCAGATGGTTGAAGATCTTTGCACCAAACATGACG